The DNA window GCTTCAAAGTGGCCGAATTCTTGGCGAGTTTCGACTTTATGAGGACGCTCCTCAATGGAGCGGCCGTGACTGAACGTACCACGCTTTTCTTTAGCACGATGACGACGAATTCCATGATCAGGCAAATCGGGTAACTGTACATCAAGCCATCCTTGATCAATCCAGTTATAGACCGTCTTGTAGGCAATCCCAACTACATGGGCAACTTGTTCAGGGGACCACTTCTGGACTTGAATCTTTTCCTCAATCAAGTGCTTAAGGCTTTTAGTGAGTGAAGACTTCCGCCCCCGTTGACTAACCTTGCGTTCAAAGTCAGTTTGCGCTAGTTCAGCTTGATACCCACTATTTAGCCGGTGAAGTTCGTTAAAGATGGTGGTCTTACTAAAGCCTAAGTAGTTAGCGATGTATCGCAAGGAACGTCCTTCATTATGAAGCGTTTCAATGACAACACGGTTCTGGAATGATAAAATAGTGGTGCTCATCAAGGTCCTTCTTTCTAATGGATTGTGTGGTAACACCATTAAAGACCTTGATGGGTTTTTCTGTCCACTTAAATGTTCAACTTAAATTTTACAATCTGCCTAATATATGAGGATTTTATTCATAATTCTCTAGTACCCATTATTTCACTGACTTAGTTATATAAAAAACTTTTGAAAGTAGCACTATCTTAAGGGTTTTTATAAGCTTTTTTAGTAACTTTTTCTAATCGTGCAATTAGAATTATGGGTATCAATAACCCCCTAGTTTCATTTTGAAACAATTATCTGATAAGGTGGAAGTCTATTATTGAAGTGGTAAGTAGACTTCTACTTTATATTTTTAAATCAATTATTTATCAGCCCAACTACGACCATCAAGCTCACCAGCGGCACTGCTTAGACGTTGTGCTTGTCTAAGCATTAACTGATCTAATGCCCGGTAAAAGGCTTGATCTTCATATGTTGGGCTATTTTTTATTAATTTTGTTAGTTCTTCATGTGCCCATTGTTGATTCTCATTCATTTTTAGTCATCCTCTTTTTCTCGCAGCCAGCCGATAGAAGTGTGTAAATCATCTAGCTCTTCTTGTTGGTCTTGTAAAAATGATAACAATTGTTCTAATTTTGCTTGTTGAAGAGGATCTAACTCGCGAGCGATTTTGGCATTAAGGCGACCGATAAACCATTGTGTCTCGTCACTAAAATGCAAGAATTTATCTAAGGTCAAATATTGCTGATAGTGGATAAATAATGACTGTCGCTCTTCTTCACTCTGTTGAGCAAATTGATAGATCGGTAATGGTGGCAAATACTTCATCCCCATTGCATGCGCCAAAGCCTGATATGGTCGTAAAATTTCAGCAATTGTATATCCTTGACTAGCGCCTGGTTGAAAGGCAGAGGCTGAATGAGCAACCGTCGTAACAATCCCCAATTCACGGCCCTTTAGCAAATAGCTACTTGTAAGTTGTGAATTCCATACCTCATCAAGCCATTGCTTTAAGATCGCTGGCGCACTATACCAATACAGCGGAAATTGAAAAATAATTCGGGTTGCCGATTTAAGTAATTCCTGCTCTTGCGAAATATCAAAAGGTGTTTTTAATTCATGCCACATAACGTTATTTTCATTATCAGCGGCTGCCTTTAAAAACGATTCAGTCGATGAATTTGCAAGTTGAGGGTGAGCCACTATCACCAGTGTTTTCATCAATTTCACTCCTTTAATTCTGCAAGACCTTGTTTCAGAACATCTTCTGTAACATCGACAGTTAAAAATCGTTGCAGCGGCGTTTCGCTATGACGATCCTTAAAAGCCATTGGTTCTGCTTTTAGAATTACAACAGTCAAGTTATTTTCCGTCAGCATTAACTGACCTGGATGATTAAATTTCCCCTTAGTATGTTTTCCAGTCCGCCAAGTATGTAATTTTGCCTCGCCATTCTGGTCAAACTTTAACTGGTACTTTCCACTAGCATCTGTTTCGACGGGAATTCCGGTAAACTTTTGAACATCATACTTATCTTTTTTACTCATAATATATCCTTCTTAGTAATTAATCTAATTTTACGGTTCAGCTTTTAATTGGTCCGCATAGGTATTAACCTCATCCTGTTGGTCTTCACTTGTGTAGTAATTATTTATCAAATTCGTAACAGTGGTATGCGTAGTAGTCATTGGTACCCCTGCCACACTTTGATTTTCAGTTGGTTCAATCATTTTAATTGTGACATCATTGCCTTTACGTTTAAACCAAATATAGCTAGTCGGATCACCCTGTGTTGTTACATATTGATAATCCGCAACTTCACCATAACCATAATGTGTTCCATAATACATTTCACCATTTTGAACTCCATCCTTAAACCAATCAGAGTTCTTTAACAATGCAACTAATGTTCCTAGCTGCTGAGTCGTTAATCCGTCCTTATCCGTAAGTGTAACTTTACCACGCATATCAATAATTTGGGTATTTTTTGCCACTTTCAAAACACGATTAACTTCCCCATGAGTTTTGGCATACGTCACCATTTCAGCAAGTGTTACGCCTGTTTTGCGAATACCGTTACTACTGTTCGCATAGTAAACCCTATTCCCGACGATTGTATAGTAGGTTAAATTTAAACGATCACCATCTTCATCGCTTGCTGAAGTTAATTTAATAGTATATAAAATTTTGGCGTCCTTAGGATAAGTTTTAGCAGAAGGTCCCTCTCCCCAAGGCACTGCTTCTTTATCATAAATCTTAACCGTTGCTCCCTGATCATTGTTTTCCATATCAGCAGAATAATCGTAATCATTTGCTCCTGGCATATGCGCATCACGATAATACAACACGAGAGCAGCAGTTTGCTCAGGCGTTAATCGTTCAGCGTTTAGTGCTGCATCATCCCTTGCTTGTTGTGTACTTGATAAAGAACTAGTTATACTACTAGTTGATGATCTATTAGTACTTGAGGATGTTCTCCCACAAGCTACCATGACCATCATCGTCAATGAAAGCATCAAAATTAGTGCTATTTTTCTCATAAAGATACTCCCCACAGATCTTATACTTAGATCTTTATTATACCTTAATCTTTAGGGGTTACCTAAAAAGCCTCCATAATTGATTTGGAGACTTTCTTCTCATTTTATTCAGCAAAATAAGCCTTGATTTCCTTGTCTGACAAGTCAAACTTTCCTTTTATTTCTTTTTTGATTGTTGTTTCACCAATATTCAGCTCTCTCATTGCCAAAATAGATGTTTTAATTATTGTCTGCTGATTTTCGTGTAGTTTTTGTTCTCTTTCTTGAATTAGCTGTTCTTTTTCTTTGAGTCGTTCCTGACCTTCTTTAATTTCACGTTTGCCTTCTAGGAGTTCCCGTTTGCCTTTCTGGAGCTCAAGTTTGCCATCCCGTATTTTACGTTCACCCTCACGAATCTTTTTCTCGCGCATTTCTTGATCCATTTCATATACTGAACGTCGCATGTATTCCGACCTCCATTTCCGATTCCGCTTTACAACTGCTATTCTCTCCTTTAATTTTACGACAAGCGGATCGGTCGCTTCAACTTTTCGTTGGGCAATATCGTGGAGGTCAGCTACTTGCATCTCAATATCATAATCAAGCATCACTTTGTTGAAGATATAGTCATCGGCTAAGCCCGCCATCTCCCACTTTTTGCGCAAGAATTCATTCATCCTTATATCCCCCCGTTAAATAGTTCTATAAAGATATATACGTAAAAGGCAAAGATTTGCACTTTTCTACTCAATATTTTTCCAATGTATCATTAATGCATATTAATAATGCTTTATCTTTTGGCTATGGATAAGATTCGACTATAATAGATAGTGAAAAGTAAATCTTCTTTATTAGGTATTATCTATGGTATGTGTAGATAGGATGTTGAAAGGAAGTAATACTATGTTCGACGTTATCTTTTGGATTCTTGCAATCTGGTTTGTAGTAAACGTTGTATGGATGTGGTTTGCCCTTAACAATCAAATTCTACAAAAGACATTCGCATGGATTAATGTATGTGCTATCGTAATTGGTTTTTGGGTATACTACGGCATGACACACGACGGCAACGTACTTAATGGCTGGTTCCTTACGATGAATTGGGTCAACATTGCAATTGCTGCTATCCAATTCTACTTTGGTTATCGTGAAAATAACGTTACCCACAACGGTCACACAACCGCATGATTGATTTACTTTTCAATTACAGAGCTATGGCCTAGGGTCATGGTTCTTTTTTAGTTTAAAAAATCGGGTATACACTTTCTGGTATGGATGGAGATTCCATGCCAGATTTTCTATACAAAAAAAGAGGACATTTGCTGTCCCCTCGTTATACAATCAATTCACCACAAAAATCATGAAAGAAGGTTAAACAAATGTCCCATAACAATTCTATCCTAAACATTCTTAGAATTAAAGATAAAAATATTAAAATTATTTCTGTTGAAGAAGCTGAACATTCATCAAGCGTTACGTCCTCGACAATATCAATCTTTTTTTGGGGGGCATCAACGAAAAACGTTGCGGTAAATTTACGACAAACCTGCTTAAAAGTTAGGTTTCCATAGCTCGAATAATCAATTATCTTTTCTACTCCACTTACATGAAACTCCTTAACAGCCGCAAGTCGTTAAACTAATATGTTAATTTTTTAACGCTTTCCTAGCAGTTGAAGGTTGAAGTTTGGCATTAGAGTTTATCAAGGTTTACTCAAATTATAAGCCCTGTACGCTACCGCATTCACAAGTTCCTCTAGCTGAGTCCTGCAAATCATATCCACCCTACTTCTTCCCAAACAAAGCTGCAATCTTTGCCGCTACTTCGGGATCAAGATTATCGGCAAGCGTACTTTCATTTGATTTTTGTTCATTTTGCTGATTGGTGATCGTTTGCTTAAGGTCATCAATGACTGCTTGTTCACCAACTTCAATCGGATTAACCGTTAATCGGCCACCTGCTGCATCAGCATGACCGCCACCATTAAAGTATTTTTCAGCAAATTTAGCCACATCTAACTTTCCGTTGCTTCGAAGTGACACGCTAACCGGACTGACTACCAAGGCCGCGTCAACTTCTGGATGTTGCACTAATAATTCGTGGGCAATCTCAGACTTATAGTCACTTGCATATACGACACCAAATTTATGATCATCGATATCTGTAATTAAAACATCTTTCAAATGACTTTTAAGGTATTTTGCCCGCCGTTCGTTTAGGGTCCGAATTAACAGCCGATTTTCTTTCTGATATTGTTGCCAGCTGGTATTAAAAACATTTTGAACAAACTCTTCCGAATCTTGGAGAGGATAAAACCAAAAGAGTTGATCAAGATTATCGGCATCAGTTCGTTCCTGCTCATTCATTTCTGGATCATTTTGCCAATCCCAAGTATCATATGCCCAAATTAATTCCACAAGATAAGCAAGGTCTGTTTGCCGTTGTTCATCAACCTTTGCAAAAGCCGATTGTTGTTTTAACCAATCCCATACCAAGCTTGTGGCACTTGGGTTAACTGTTGGATCAGCAGGTACGATACTATTGGCCGCATACTTTTGTCGTAGTTCCGCTTCACTTTCATGATGGTCAAAGACAAGCCAATGATTAGCGAACCGTTCATTCAATAGTTTGAATGTATAATCGCTATCCGGCGTCATGTCCATGATATAAACATCTGTAAATCGCCCTACTTCCGCTGTTTGCATCCATCGACTTAATTCTTCATCGATTCGTCCAGCGCCACAGTTTGTCATCTCAAATTCTGCATCTTCAAACATTACTGGTTGTAGTGTTTTTAATAATAATGGAGCCCCGAATCCATCTAAATCATTGTGGGAAAATAATTTTATTAACCGTTGTGCCATTTTCGATCCTCGCAATTCTGATTTTGTTTCTTATTATACCGTAGAAAATCGGCTAAACCACACTTAATTACTGACATCGCACTAACGAACTGCTATCATTGAAATTAGTAACTTATTTTAAGAAAGGAAAATAATATGGAAGTTTATGATTATCGTCAAGAATTAATTGACCTCTTAAATAATACCGCTGATGATCCGCAAAGCTTACTGCAGACACAGCGGAGTCTTACCACCATTCTTAATATTTTAAATCATTATCAAAAAAGCAAACCCGTTAAACAAAATGCACCACGGTTTGTTCAACGCAAAATTCAATCGTCAAACGAGTTACCTCCGCAAGCACGCAAAACATTGAAGTCACTGCTTACTGGACCAGCGAATGACGAAGAAAAATCAACATCAATGGTAAAACCTGTTGCATCTTCTTCAGTTGAAGCACCAAAAGAAATCACCGAAGAAGAACGCCTAGCAGCAGACAATCGTTATTTGGTACACCGGAAATTAAGCGGCGCCGAGATTAACCACCGTTATTATCCAGAAGCAATTCTGCATGCATTACCATTTCCTGTTGAGGATGGGGATATTGCTCAACTAGACTATGAACAAAAAGTCCGTGGTCTTCCAGTTATTCGGCGGATCACCGGTGACCACCTTAGCGATTACACCCCTGAAAAAGTCAATGTGATTGAATATGGTGAATTAAAACGTGTCCCCGGTTCTGATGTCCTTCAACTGAGTAAAACAATTAAAGGTAATTCAATCGTTGACGAAGCGCCAGAGAATACCATCGTAATTGATCCCTTTAAGTACCCGGGTCGTGATATTAAGCCTGGAATGGTTATTGATTTTGCCTACTATGATCGAGGAAATGGCTTAACTGATGCCAAAGATGGCGCAATTCGCTGGATCCATGAAAAGCAAGATTATGACACAACCAAGCAACCAGCTAAACCAAAAGTTGTTAAAAAGCCTGCTAATCCTCGTCATGATTATGAAAAGAAACTTGATTATGACCTCCATCAACGAAAGGTACTTGTTATTACCGGAATCCGCAGCAAGGTTAAAGGCCTTAAACCAGTCGTCGATAAACACCACGGTCTGTTCCGCGGATTAGATGCCTCGGCAGAAGAAAAAGTTTCTAGCAGTAAACTAAAACGTGAAATTCGGGATGCGGACTTTGTGATTGTCTGCATCGATGCAATTCACCATCGAATTAGTCAACTCGCCAACCATCACGCTAAACGATATGAGAAGCCACTCGCCATTGCAAATGTTACTTCTAATACTGCTGTTGAGCGAGCCATTGCCCGGGCATTAAATGGTGATCCTGCATACGCCGAAAGCAGCGAAGATTTGAAAAATTATAAATAATTTTTAATTTACTGTTGACTTTTATGAGAAATCAGTTAGTATTAATAACAACAATTTAATTATTCGATCGCAATGAGAAAGAAGAGTATGTTAGACGATAGCTTCAGCGAGTCTCGTTTGGTGTGAGGAGACAGTTTTAACTCTAACTGAAAATCACTTTCGAGTCTACAGCTTAAATACCAGTAAGCTGTAGTGGTTACACCCATTATCGTGTCAGCGTATCGCCATTACGGCCGTACGTGTGAGGTATTGTTAGCAATAGCAGTACAATGATAGGGTGGTACCACGCTCAGCGTCCCTTAGCCAGTTTGGCTAAGGGACTTTTTTGTTGGGATCAGATTAGGAGGAGAAAACATGCAAGATTTAACATCGCGCAAGTTAACATTTAAAAACTATTTAGTTGTTGCATCATTGCTTTTCGGTTTATTCTTTGGGGCCGGAAACTTGATTTTCCCGTTACACCTTGGTCAATTAGCTGGTAGTCATTGGGGACCAGCTGCAGTTGGCTTTCTGATTACTGGAGTTCTTTTACCACTTCTATCAGTTCTCGCCGTTGCTGTTACGCGTGCAGAAGGGGTCTTTGATATCGGTCGTCCACTTGGCGTCGGTTTTGCCTTAGTATTCATGGTTCTTATCCACGCTACGATCGGTCCATTATTCGGTACACCACGGACTGCTACTGTTTCATTCACAGTTGGGCTTGCCCCATTCGTTGATAAACAATATCAATCCCTTGCCTTGCTATTATTCTCAGCTTTATTCTTCGGGGCAGCCTTCCTCTTCTCATACCGGGAAAATGATATCCTAGCTAATATCGGAAAAGTATTAAATCCCGTCTTCTTAGCCCTTTTATTCCTTGTCTTTGTTGTTGGTTTCGCTCGTCCGCTTGGTAACCCTGCTACCGCACCTACAACTAGCGCTTATGTTCACGGCGCGCTCACTAACGGGTTCCTTGAAGGATACAACACTATGGATGCTCTTGCCGGTCTTGCATTTGGGGTAACAGTGGTAACCGCCGTTCGTTCTATGGGACAACGGTCAGCAAAAGATGTATCCAAAGTTGTTGCAAAAGCTGGTGTCCTCTCAATGGGTGCCGTTGCTTTTATCTACTTATTACTAATCCTTCTTGGCACAATGTCTCTTGGTCGTTTCAAGGTTTCCCCAGATGGTGGAGTTGCCTTTAACCAATTAGTTAATGCTTATGCCGGTGCATTCGGACAAGTTGTATTAGCATTCTTGTTAACTGTCACTTGTTTAACGACGGCTGTTGGTTTAGTTGCTGCTTTTGCTCAAGACTTCCATAAGCACTTTCCAAAAGTTAGCTACCATGCATGGCTTGCCCTCAGTTGTCTCGCCTCTTTCCTTACTGCTAATTTTGGCTTAGATCAAATCATCGCTTGGTCAACGCCAATGTTAATGTTCCTTTACCCATTATCAATGGTGCTTATCCTTTTATCTGTGACATTACCACTCTTTAACCGTGATGGCGTTGTCTACTTCTTCGTGGTCCTTTTCACCGTTGTACCAGCTCTCGGTGATATGGTTGTTGCTTTCCCAGCGGTTGTTAGCCAAAGTTCATTTGGTTTATCTGTTGCCGCTTTGCGAAATAACTTACCACTTGCAAGTATGGGATTATCCTGGCTTGTTCCAGCACTTGTCGGCTTAGTCCTTGGTCTCTTAGTTCACTGGTACCGTCATCAACGGGTTGCTTCCACCAGTATGCAAAGCGAAGTACATTAATAAGTGTTTTATAGGTTAAAAAAGCGTGAGAAATAGCTCATTACAAGAGTCGTTTCTCACGCTTTTAAATTATTATTTAACATTATCGTATTGAGCAAGATTAAACTTCATAATCGCATAGATCAGCTTGCTGGCATAATCTGGATCGGTTGCGTAACCATTCCGCTGTAATTCGTAAGCTGCCTGTTAATAAGTTTTCGCTGTTTGTACCCCATGGAAACGTGCATGATTATCAGCAGTTCCATTTACAATGAGCAATGTGTGCGCATTAATTGAATCAGCCCAGCTATTGTAAACCGTAAAGTATTGTTTTACTTGAACATTTTTACCACGAATATTTTCGGTAGTATACATTTGAACCTTTTCGTCGTCACTATTAGCCTTAATTCCAAATAAGTTATTGTATTTATTTGCTAACCGGCTCCGACCCCAGTTAGATTCAAGTCCTGCTTGTGCAATCGTAATGCTAGCCGGGATATGATATTTCTTCTGTTCACGTTGAGCAGCTGGTGCAATCTGACGAACAAATTCATTGACGGTTATATCTGGTGGGTGAGTCTCACGTTGAATTTGAGGAGATTCGTGGATAATAATCGCCACAATCCCAAATAAAATAATCAAAAACGCAAGCACACTTCCACAAATGATTTTTGTTCCTTTTTTCATGATGTGTCTTTCCTTTTTATGAATTTGACGCTATTATAACCACTTCACCATGAGAAAGCGAGAATTTACAATGATCTTATTTACTTTTAAGCTCATTTTTATAGTTATTAAAGTATTTACTATCACTCATCTTCAATTTAGGAAAGCTCTTGATTAGTCGGCGATGGTTCCAGCTTAGTTGCTTACCAGCTCCCTCTTTGTTTAGATGTTGAGCAAAGTGCCGTTGCCAATCTTGAAGGTGATCTTTAATTGCCACTTTATCCTTAGGAGCCGCTTTTTCAAGTCGATTCAGCAGTTTCTTTCGATAAGCGGCTGCTCGTTCATCCCATTGCTGAGTTGTAATATGGAATTTTTCCACACTAATAACGCTGAGGATAGTGTCAGTTCCCATCACGAGGACAATAATTAAGGCAAGCATCCCGTGAGTCCATGATTCTTCCCAGTTAATAATCCGCTGAATAACTGGCTGAACAAACTTAACCAGCAAGACAACGCCAATCCCCCAGAAAAATGAAATTTGGGGAGCAACTCTTCCTTGAATGTTTCCTTTTAGATGCGAATAGTTCCATAACTTCATATGAAAAAGTTTTTCGAGCAGCCAACTTGCTACATATTCAAAGATTGAAGCCACAATAAAACCTACTACAAATAGCAGAAAAATATTCTCTTGGAACGGATAGGTAGTAATCAAGATCGTCGTAACAGCAAATCCATACACCGGACAATAAGGGCCAAATAAGAATCCACGGTAGGCAAAATGATGGTCCTTAATTGAACAGTAACAAGTTTCCCATAGCCAGCCAATAAATGAATAGGTAAAAAATAAGACAATGATTTCAGAAATTGAATAGGGCACTCGTTTCCCCTCCTTTTTGAATTCATTGTCTCATATATTTCTATTTCAAGCTAAGTTTTTCAACGTTAAGGATCTTATCAAGCCATCCTTCAAAGAATCCTTGTTCGTGACTAACTAAAATTAAATTTCCCGGGAAATCTTGCAGAGCTTTCTTCAAACCTTCCTTAGTTTCATCATCCAGGTGATTTGTCGGTTCGTCCATGATGAGGAAATTACATGGGGTTAATTCAAGGATTGCCAATTTAACTTTTGTCTGCTCTCCCCCAGACAAAAGGTTCATTTCCTTCATCGTGTTGGCGGCGTTAATCCCTGCCCGCGCCAACTTTGTCCGAATCGTCCGTGGCTGCATCGTTGGGAACATATTTTGAATTGTTTGCAGTGGTGTAAGAGTTGGGTCATCCCATCCCAAATCTTGATCAAAGTAATTTATCCGGGCCGATGGGGAGAAGGTTGCTGTTCCGCCCAACGCTGGAATTTTCTTTAAAATTGATTTAATCAAAGTCGACTTACCAACCCCGTTAAATCCGGTGAACAATAATTTTTCACCCATTGTCATTGAGAAAGTTACCGGTGCCAGTAGTGGTCGATTGTAACCAACTGACAATTTTTCTACCCGCAGCGCATTCGCTGATCCGGTATTTTCATACGGAAAATGGAAAGTTGCTTTTAAATTATCTTCGGGTGGATCAATCTTTTTCATCCGCGCAAGCATTTTTTCCCGTGACTTAGCCATAGTCGATTTTGAACCAGCTTTGTTTTTCCGAATAAACCGTTGCGCCTTTTCAATCACTACTTGCTGCTTCTCATATTCCCGCTCTTGGGCTTCCTTGCGCTCTTCCTTTTGGCGCATCGCTTGCTGGAAGCTTCCCCGGTACTTAGTGATTTTGCCAAATGATACATCACAGATGGTATTCGTGACTTGTTCAAGGAAGTCATAGTCATGCGAGATAATCATTGCGGCACCATCAAAATCATTAAGATAGTCAATCAGCCATTCAATATGGGCCGTATCAAGGTAGTTCGTCGGTTCGTCTAGTAAAATGACATCTGGCTTTTCTAGTAACATCTTCGCCAGGATTATCTTTGACCGCTGTCCCCCGCTCATCTCAGAGACAACATGATCCTTACCAATATCAGTTAATCCTAAACCGTTCATTACCCGCTCTACTTCCGTTTCAATTTCATAGAAGTTATTAGCATCGAGTTTTTCTTGAATTCGGCCTGCTTTGGTGAGGAGCTCATCATCCATCTTTTCTGCATAATCCGCATAAAGCTTATTCATCTGGTCATTAAGTTGATAAAGTTCCGTGAAAGCAGTATGAAGGAAGTCAATCAAGGTCATCCCCGCTGGAATATCAACGTACTGGTCTAAATAGCCAATCTTGACTCCTTTTTGCCATTTGATAGTGCCATCGACCGGGAGGGTTTTCCCGATCAGAATCTTAATCAAGGTACTCTTCCCGGCACCATTTTGCCCGACAATTCCCATGTGTTCGTGCTTTTCTAGTTGAAAGCTGGCATCTTCATAGAGCTTTTTATCGGCATAGCTCATTGTCAAGCCTTCAACATCTAATACTGCCATTCTATTCTCTCCTCTTTTTCTTACTTATTACGAGCCAAAACTGCTATCCATACTATCATATTTTAGGTACGAGCTTCAATTTATTGGGATAATTACAATAATGTCACGTGTCTGTCGTCTCTTTGTCATAAAATTGTCGTTGTCATCGTCACTAAAAATAAGTATTCTAGGATAAAAATTACTAAGGCAGGGAAAATCCATGATTAACAATCAAATCAAAAAGCTAAGAATTGAAAAAGGATTATCACAGGTTATTACAACAATTTAACAATTATGTAACAACCGCCACCCTTAAGATATTTTTCATATCTTCTTCACAATATCATCATATAGTAAAAGA is part of the Limosilactobacillus reuteri genome and encodes:
- a CDS encoding IS30 family transposase, translating into MSTTILSFQNRVVIETLHNEGRSLRYIANYLGFSKTTIFNELHRLNSGYQAELAQTDFERKVSQRGRKSSLTKSLKHLIEEKIQVQKWSPEQVAHVVGIAYKTVYNWIDQGWLDVQLPDLPDHGIRRHRAKEKRGTFSHGRSIEERPHKVETRQEFGHFEADTVLSGKRKGQAVATFVERKSRLTIVKRLHGRDSQSMTQAVLELASQLQDKLKTLTVDHGKEFANYQAIEQLTGTQVYFAHAYSPHERGSNENRNRVLRRFIPKGQAIEELSDRQLVQINWYLNSRPLKCLNWHTPIEIFLINLRH
- a CDS encoding NAD(P)H-dependent oxidoreductase yields the protein MKTLVIVAHPQLANSSTESFLKAAADNENNVMWHELKTPFDISQEQELLKSATRIIFQFPLYWYSAPAILKQWLDEVWNSQLTSSYLLKGRELGIVTTVAHSASAFQPGASQGYTIAEILRPYQALAHAMGMKYLPPLPIYQFAQQSEEERQSLFIHYQQYLTLDKFLHFSDETQWFIGRLNAKIARELDPLQQAKLEQLLSFLQDQQEELDDLHTSIGWLREKEDD
- a CDS encoding DUF7671 family protein yields the protein MSKKDKYDVQKFTGIPVETDASGKYQLKFDQNGEAKLHTWRTGKHTKGKFNHPGQLMLTENNLTVVILKAEPMAFKDRHSETPLQRFLTVDVTEDVLKQGLAELKE
- a CDS encoding Lreu_0056 family protein, producing the protein MRKIALILMLSLTMMVMVACGRTSSSTNRSSTSSITSSLSSTQQARDDAALNAERLTPEQTAALVLYYRDAHMPGANDYDYSADMENNDQGATVKIYDKEAVPWGEGPSAKTYPKDAKILYTIKLTSASDEDGDRLNLTYYTIVGNRVYYANSSNGIRKTGVTLAEMVTYAKTHGEVNRVLKVAKNTQIIDMRGKVTLTDKDGLTTQQLGTLVALLKNSDWFKDGVQNGEMYYGTHYGYGEVADYQYVTTQGDPTSYIWFKRKGNDVTIKMIEPTENQSVAGVPMTTTHTTVTNLINNYYTSEDQQDEVNTYADQLKAEP
- a CDS encoding DHHA1 domain-containing protein, coding for MAQRLIKLFSHNDLDGFGAPLLLKTLQPVMFEDAEFEMTNCGAGRIDEELSRWMQTAEVGRFTDVYIMDMTPDSDYTFKLLNERFANHWLVFDHHESEAELRQKYAANSIVPADPTVNPSATSLVWDWLKQQSAFAKVDEQRQTDLAYLVELIWAYDTWDWQNDPEMNEQERTDADNLDQLFWFYPLQDSEEFVQNVFNTSWQQYQKENRLLIRTLNERRAKYLKSHLKDVLITDIDDHKFGVVYASDYKSEIAHELLVQHPEVDAALVVSPVSVSLRSNGKLDVAKFAEKYFNGGGHADAAGGRLTVNPIEVGEQAVIDDLKQTITNQQNEQKSNESTLADNLDPEVAAKIAALFGKK
- a CDS encoding DUF2325 domain-containing protein, with amino-acid sequence MEVYDYRQELIDLLNNTADDPQSLLQTQRSLTTILNILNHYQKSKPVKQNAPRFVQRKIQSSNELPPQARKTLKSLLTGPANDEEKSTSMVKPVASSSVEAPKEITEEERLAADNRYLVHRKLSGAEINHRYYPEAILHALPFPVEDGDIAQLDYEQKVRGLPVIRRITGDHLSDYTPEKVNVIEYGELKRVPGSDVLQLSKTIKGNSIVDEAPENTIVIDPFKYPGRDIKPGMVIDFAYYDRGNGLTDAKDGAIRWIHEKQDYDTTKQPAKPKVVKKPANPRHDYEKKLDYDLHQRKVLVITGIRSKVKGLKPVVDKHHGLFRGLDASAEEKVSSSKLKREIRDADFVIVCIDAIHHRISQLANHHAKRYEKPLAIANVTSNTAVERAIARALNGDPAYAESSEDLKNYK
- the brnQ gene encoding branched-chain amino acid transport system II carrier protein; its protein translation is MQDLTSRKLTFKNYLVVASLLFGLFFGAGNLIFPLHLGQLAGSHWGPAAVGFLITGVLLPLLSVLAVAVTRAEGVFDIGRPLGVGFALVFMVLIHATIGPLFGTPRTATVSFTVGLAPFVDKQYQSLALLLFSALFFGAAFLFSYRENDILANIGKVLNPVFLALLFLVFVVGFARPLGNPATAPTTSAYVHGALTNGFLEGYNTMDALAGLAFGVTVVTAVRSMGQRSAKDVSKVVAKAGVLSMGAVAFIYLLLILLGTMSLGRFKVSPDGGVAFNQLVNAYAGAFGQVVLAFLLTVTCLTTAVGLVAAFAQDFHKHFPKVSYHAWLALSCLASFLTANFGLDQIIAWSTPMLMFLYPLSMVLILLSVTLPLFNRDGVVYFFVVLFTVVPALGDMVVAFPAVVSQSSFGLSVAALRNNLPLASMGLSWLVPALVGLVLGLLVHWYRHQRVASTSMQSEVH
- a CDS encoding putative ABC transporter permease, which gives rise to MPYSISEIIVLFFTYSFIGWLWETCYCSIKDHHFAYRGFLFGPYCPVYGFAVTTILITTYPFQENIFLLFVVGFIVASIFEYVASWLLEKLFHMKLWNYSHLKGNIQGRVAPQISFFWGIGVVLLVKFVQPVIQRIINWEESWTHGMLALIIVLVMGTDTILSVISVEKFHITTQQWDERAAAYRKKLLNRLEKAAPKDKVAIKDHLQDWQRHFAQHLNKEGAGKQLSWNHRRLIKSFPKLKMSDSKYFNNYKNELKSK
- a CDS encoding ABC-F family ATP-binding cassette domain-containing protein is translated as MAVLDVEGLTMSYADKKLYEDASFQLEKHEHMGIVGQNGAGKSTLIKILIGKTLPVDGTIKWQKGVKIGYLDQYVDIPAGMTLIDFLHTAFTELYQLNDQMNKLYADYAEKMDDELLTKAGRIQEKLDANNFYEIETEVERVMNGLGLTDIGKDHVVSEMSGGQRSKIILAKMLLEKPDVILLDEPTNYLDTAHIEWLIDYLNDFDGAAMIISHDYDFLEQVTNTICDVSFGKITKYRGSFQQAMRQKEERKEAQEREYEKQQVVIEKAQRFIRKNKAGSKSTMAKSREKMLARMKKIDPPEDNLKATFHFPYENTGSANALRVEKLSVGYNRPLLAPVTFSMTMGEKLLFTGFNGVGKSTLIKSILKKIPALGGTATFSPSARINYFDQDLGWDDPTLTPLQTIQNMFPTMQPRTIRTKLARAGINAANTMKEMNLLSGGEQTKVKLAILELTPCNFLIMDEPTNHLDDETKEGLKKALQDFPGNLILVSHEQGFFEGWLDKILNVEKLSLK